A region from the Aegilops tauschii subsp. strangulata cultivar AL8/78 chromosome 5, Aet v6.0, whole genome shotgun sequence genome encodes:
- the LOC109770956 gene encoding OBERON-like protein, whose translation MGTSSGANFHQQPPPQGMLPPRHGARALSLQTSLSLASSEQVGSPEMQEPVSNSDQGHDSATESASSRETWPVEPEHSNAAAASSGGAVKKVEMEKDIRNGIPKLQVIRGSSRIDRVSLREIARERVDLVVEKMKVMPEEHLEEIKNELRSILEGTGGSHHIEEFLYLQKFVQGRGDLTPTMLSMAHHVQLEILVAIKTGIQAFLHPSVTIPQSHLVEVFLYKRCRNIACQSALPAEECRCNVCANRNGFCNLCMCVICNKFDFEVNTCRWVGCDFCSHWTHTDCAIRVGQIGTGQSIKSGTGHAEMLFRCQACQKTSELFGWVKDVFQQCAPGWDRDALVRELEFVCKIFRLSEDPKGRNLFRKCANLIERLRNSSPDSVNPRMILHALRELEMDSPKSSENEESGRLITPQEACNRIAEVVQEAVRKMELVAEEKMGLYKKARTAVEACDRELDEKARQVQEFKAERLRKKQQVEELESIVRLKQAEAEMFQLKASEARQEAERLQSIALAKSERAEQDYASLYLKRRLEEAEAEKQFLFEKIKLQDGHRPPQASSVPGDSSQAPSQALMLSKIQDLLKNVRTMPTKSEAHSK comes from the exons ATGGGGACTTCTTCAGGTGCGAATTTCCATCAACAGCCTCCGCCCCAGGGGATGCTGCCGCCTCGCCATGGTGCCCGGGCCCTGAGCCTGCAGACTTCCCTCTCACTGGCCTCGTCGGAACAGGTTGGCTCGCCTGAAATGCAGGAACCCGTGTCCAATTCTGACCAGGGCCATGACTCTGCCACTGAAAGTGCAAGTTCGAGGGAGACCTGGCCTGTAGAGCCGGAACATAGCAATGCTGCTGCTGCTAGTAGTGGCGGTGCTGTGAAAAAGGTGGAGATGGAAAAGGATATCAGAAATGGTATCCCCAAGTTGCAGGTTATTCGCGGAAGCTCCCGCATCGATAGGGTGTCACTGAGGGAGATTGCGCGGGAGAGAGTGGACCTAGTTGTCGAGAAAATGAAGGTAATGCCAGAGGAGCACCTGGAGGAGATTAAAAATGAGCTCAGGTCGATTCTGGAGGGGACAGGGGGCTCTCATCATATTGAGGAGTTTCTGTATCTGCAGAAGTTTGTCCAGGGCAGAGGTGATTTGACACCAACTATGCTTTCAATGGCCCATCATGTCCAACTGGAGATCCTCGTGGCAATCAAGACTGGAATCCAGGCGTTTTTGCACCCCAGCGTCACCATTCCCCAAAGCCACCTGGTGGAGGTCTTCTTGTATAAGAGGTGCCGGAACATTGCTTGCCAGAGTGCTCTCCCGGCTGAGGAGTGCAGATGCAATGTATGTGCTAACAGAAATGGGTTTTGCAACCTTTGCATGTGTGTGATTTGCAACAAGTTTGATTTTGAGGTCAACACATGCCGATGGGTTGGGTGCGATTTCTGTTCCCATTGGACGCACACCGACTGTGCGATTCGTGTTGGCCAGATTGGGACAGGGCAATCAATTAAGAGCGGCACCGGTCATGCCGAAATGCTTTTTAGGTGCCAGGCTTGCCAGAAGACATCAGAATTATTCGGTTGGGTTAAGGATGTGTTTCAGCAATGTGCTCCTGGTTGGGATAGGGATGCCTTAGTACGAGAGCTTGAGTTTGTTTGTAAGATATTTCGTCTAAGCGAAGACCCAAAAGGAAGAAATTTGTTCAGGAAATGTGCGAATCTGATTGAAAGATTGAGGAATAGTTCTCCTGATTCTGTCAATCCTAGGATGATACTGCATGCACTTCGAG AGCTTGAGATGGATTCCCCAAAGAGCTCTGAAAATGAAGAATCGGGACGCTTGATCACTCCCCAGGAGGCATGTAATCGTATTGCAGAGGTAGTCCAAGAAGCTGTCAGAAAGATGGAACTTGTTGCTGAAGAGAAAATGGGACTGTACAAAAAGGCTCGCACCGCTGTGGAGGCCTGTGACCGTGAGCTTGATGAGAAGGCCAGACAAGTTCAGGAGTTCAAGGCTGAGAGGCTGCGGAAGAAGCAGCAGGTGGAGGAGCTCGAGAGCATTGTTCGGTTGAAACAGGCTGAGGCTGAGATGTTCCAGCTCAAGGCAAGTGAGGCCCGCCAGGAGGCTGAGAGGCTCCAGAGCATCGCGCTTGCCAAATCTGAGAGGGCTGAGCAGGACTACGCTAGCCTCTACCTCAAGCGGCGCCTGGAGGAAGCGGAGGCAGAGAAGCAGTTTCTTTTTGAGAAAATAAAGCTCCAGGACGGCCATAGGCCCCCGCAGGCCAGCAGCGTGCCTGGTGATTCCTCTCAGGCTCCCTCTCAGGCGCTGATGCTGTCCAAAATTCAGGACCTTCTCAAGAACGTTCGTACCATGCCGACAAAGTCAGAGGCGCATTCAAAATAA